One stretch of Solirubrobacterales bacterium DNA includes these proteins:
- the trpB gene encoding tryptophan synthase subunit beta, which yields MSTAMVEERFGVYGGRYVPEVLIPALDDLSAAWAAAREDSGFRGELDALLRDYVGRPTPLYRADRLSERIGRRVYLKREDLAHTGAHKINNAVGQALLARQMGKARVIAETGAGQHGVAAATACALLDLECVVYMGTEDIRRQAPNVERMQLLGAEVIPVEAGARTLKEAVSAAIRDWVANVRTTHYIIGSAVGPAPYPALVRDLQRVIGDEARRQALAAEGGLPARVIACVGGGSNAIGMFYAFLEDRDVVLIGVEAGGEGLDARHGASLVAGRTGVLHGAMSSVLADEQGQILEAHSVSAGLDYPGVGPEHAQLRDTGRARYEAVTDAEALRAFRELARIEGILPALEPAHAIAWLLRSAESSAGASDSADDYDLLCLSGRGDKDLAEAIARLGDLGG from the coding sequence GTGAGCACGGCCATGGTCGAAGAGCGCTTCGGGGTCTACGGGGGCCGCTATGTCCCCGAGGTCCTGATCCCGGCCCTGGACGACCTGTCCGCCGCCTGGGCGGCCGCCCGTGAGGACTCCGGGTTCCGGGGGGAGCTCGATGCGCTGCTTCGCGACTACGTCGGCCGGCCGACGCCGCTGTACCGCGCCGACCGTCTCTCGGAGCGGATCGGGCGCCGCGTCTATTTGAAGCGGGAGGACCTCGCCCACACCGGCGCTCACAAGATCAACAACGCGGTCGGCCAGGCGCTGCTGGCGCGCCAGATGGGGAAGGCCCGCGTGATCGCCGAGACCGGCGCCGGGCAGCACGGCGTCGCGGCGGCAACGGCCTGCGCGCTGCTCGACCTGGAGTGCGTCGTGTACATGGGCACGGAGGACATCCGCCGCCAAGCGCCCAACGTCGAGCGCATGCAGCTCCTGGGGGCCGAAGTCATCCCGGTCGAGGCGGGCGCGCGGACCTTGAAGGAGGCCGTCAGCGCGGCGATCCGGGACTGGGTCGCCAACGTGCGCACCACCCATTACATCATCGGCTCCGCGGTCGGGCCGGCGCCGTACCCGGCGCTGGTGCGCGATCTTCAGCGGGTGATCGGCGACGAGGCTCGCCGGCAGGCGTTGGCGGCCGAAGGGGGACTTCCAGCCAGGGTGATCGCCTGCGTCGGGGGAGGCTCCAACGCGATCGGGATGTTCTACGCCTTCCTGGAGGACCGTGACGTGGTGTTGATCGGAGTCGAGGCGGGAGGCGAAGGGCTGGACGCTCGCCACGGCGCTTCGCTCGTCGCCGGGAGAACCGGGGTCCTGCACGGAGCGATGTCGTCGGTACTAGCCGACGAGCAGGGGCAGATCCTCGAGGCCCACTCCGTCTCGGCCGGGCTGGACTACCCGGGGGTCGGCCCGGAGCATGCGCAGCTTCGGGATACGGGCCGGGCGCGCTACGAGGCGGTCACCGACGCGGAGGCGCTCCGCGCCTTCCGGGAGCTGGCCCGGATCGAGGGAATCCTGCCCGCGCTCGAGCCCGCGCACGCCATCGCCTGGCTGCTTCGGTCGGCCGAATCCTCCGCTGGCGCTTCGGATTCGGCCGACGATTATGACCTCCTCTGTCTCAGCGGCCGAGGGGACAAAGACCTCGCCGAGGCCATCGCGCGGCTCGGTGACCTCGGTGGCTGA
- a CDS encoding 6-phosphofructokinase yields the protein MRVGVLTGGGDCPGLNAAIRAIVRKGIDQYGHAIVGFRDGWRGPLENLHEELTIESTRGILPRGGTILGTSRTNPFKGEEGPERVRETIEALHLDGLIAIGGEDTLGAAARLNGEHAVPVLGVPKTIDNDLAATDMTFGFDTALQVATEAIDRLHTTAESHHRVMVVEVMGRHAGWIALHSGLAGGGDVILIPERPFDIEEVCRLIQRRHARGRLFSIVVVAEGAIPAEGTMEVAEGEKDEFGHVRLGGIGHRLEREIEARTGFETRAVVLGHIQRGGTPTAFDRVLATRLGVAAIDAAHEGRWGTMPALRGTRIELVPLDQAVEKLRTVPPEDYEVAEPFLG from the coding sequence ATGCGTGTCGGCGTCCTCACGGGAGGCGGCGACTGTCCTGGCCTCAACGCTGCGATTCGCGCCATCGTGCGAAAGGGCATCGATCAGTATGGGCACGCGATCGTCGGCTTTCGCGACGGCTGGCGGGGGCCGCTCGAGAACCTCCACGAGGAGCTCACCATCGAGAGCACCCGCGGCATCCTGCCGCGCGGGGGAACCATCCTCGGCACCTCCCGCACCAACCCGTTCAAGGGCGAGGAAGGGCCGGAACGGGTTCGCGAGACGATAGAGGCCCTCCATCTGGACGGGCTGATCGCGATCGGCGGCGAGGACACCCTCGGCGCCGCAGCGCGTCTCAACGGCGAACACGCGGTGCCGGTGCTCGGAGTCCCGAAGACGATCGACAACGACCTGGCCGCCACCGACATGACCTTCGGCTTCGACACCGCCCTCCAGGTGGCGACCGAGGCGATCGATCGCCTTCATACGACCGCTGAATCCCACCATCGGGTGATGGTCGTCGAGGTGATGGGGCGACACGCAGGCTGGATCGCGCTCCACTCCGGGCTGGCAGGCGGCGGCGACGTGATCCTGATCCCAGAGCGCCCGTTCGACATCGAGGAGGTATGCCGGTTGATCCAGCGCCGTCACGCCCGCGGTCGCCTGTTCTCGATCGTCGTGGTTGCTGAAGGTGCGATACCTGCCGAGGGGACGATGGAGGTTGCCGAGGGCGAAAAGGACGAGTTCGGCCACGTCCGCCTGGGCGGCATTGGCCATCGGCTGGAACGGGAGATCGAGGCGCGGACAGGATTCGAGACCCGCGCCGTGGTCCTGGGCCACATTCAGCGCGGCGGGACGCCGACCGCGTTCGACCGGGTGCTGGCCACCCGACTGGGCGTCGCCGCGATCGACGCCGCGCACGAGGGCCGGTGGGGGACGATGCCGGCTCTCCGCGGCACACGGATCGAGCTGGTGCCACTTGATCAGGCGGTGGAGAAGCTGCGCACGGTCCCCCCGGAGGACTACGAGGTAGCCGAGCCCTTCCTCGGGTGA
- a CDS encoding trypsin-like peptidase domain-containing protein: MSKVRTVTTALRRFVATSFGAAVAGGLVVAIVGLIAIGAGWVKSSNDDQSSALAATPLPQPTTREVSGKGLTVNQIYQQDSPGVAFIRAQSAPRPASPLNPFGGGGGGIATGSGFVIDHEGHVLTNAHVVDGADQIQVTLGNTDNSEPVSAKVVGKDPSTDVALLQVDAPSDELHPVSFGDSSQLQVGDSVVAIGNPFGLDRTVTTGIVSALQREIKAPNGFTINNVIQTDAAINPGNSGGPLLDADGRVIGINSQIESAGGGGNVGIGFAVPINTARQVVDQLLSGGQVEHAFLGLSGTDLTPDIADVLNLPVKQGALVQTVVPDGPADKAGVKGGNATVSINGQQIRAGGDVITAIDGKSVTGMDDVINVVNQKQPGDDVQLSLSHGDQQRTVTVTLGNRPANASG, translated from the coding sequence ATGAGCAAGGTGAGGACAGTGACCACCGCCCTCCGACGCTTCGTCGCCACCTCGTTTGGCGCCGCCGTGGCGGGCGGGCTCGTCGTGGCCATCGTCGGTTTGATCGCGATCGGCGCCGGGTGGGTGAAGTCGTCGAACGACGATCAGAGCTCGGCGCTCGCGGCGACGCCGCTCCCCCAGCCGACGACGCGCGAGGTCAGCGGCAAGGGCCTGACGGTGAACCAGATCTATCAGCAGGACTCGCCCGGGGTCGCGTTCATCCGCGCCCAGTCGGCCCCGCGTCCAGCGTCGCCGCTCAACCCGTTCGGAGGTGGCGGTGGAGGAATCGCGACGGGATCCGGCTTCGTGATCGACCACGAGGGCCACGTGCTCACCAACGCGCATGTCGTCGACGGCGCCGACCAGATCCAGGTGACGCTCGGCAACACCGACAATTCCGAGCCGGTGAGTGCCAAGGTGGTGGGGAAGGATCCCTCCACCGACGTCGCGTTGCTCCAGGTCGACGCGCCGTCCGACGAGCTCCACCCGGTTTCGTTCGGGGACTCCTCCCAGCTTCAGGTAGGCGACTCGGTGGTTGCCATCGGAAACCCCTTCGGGCTCGATCGCACGGTGACCACCGGGATCGTGTCGGCTCTCCAGCGTGAGATCAAGGCCCCGAACGGGTTCACGATCAACAACGTCATCCAGACCGACGCCGCCATCAACCCCGGCAACTCCGGCGGGCCGCTCCTCGATGCCGACGGACGCGTGATCGGGATCAACTCGCAGATCGAGTCTGCAGGCGGAGGGGGAAACGTCGGAATCGGGTTCGCGGTGCCGATCAACACGGCCCGGCAGGTGGTCGACCAGCTGCTCAGTGGCGGGCAGGTGGAGCACGCCTTCCTCGGGCTCAGCGGGACCGATCTCACCCCGGACATCGCCGACGTGCTCAACCTGCCGGTGAAGCAGGGGGCGCTGGTCCAAACGGTGGTTCCCGACGGCCCCGCCGACAAGGCCGGGGTCAAGGGTGGAAACGCCACCGTCTCGATCAACGGCCAGCAGATCCGCGCCGGCGGCGATGTGATCACGGCGATCGACGGCAAGTCCGTGACCGGCATGGACGACGTCATCAACGTGGTCAACCAGAAGCAACCCGGCGACGATGTGCAGCTCAGCCTGTCCCACGGCGACCAGCAGCGCACGGTCACGGTGACCCTGGGCAACCGTCCCGCGAACGCCAGCGGCTAG
- a CDS encoding phosphoribosylanthranilate isomerase, which translates to MRVKFCGITNLDDGREAARLGAWAIGLNHHPESPRFCEPEVAAEISAALKRQLEIVGVFVNPSLDELAATAEDESLTMVQLHGDEGPAFCQEAARRTGCKVIKALRVRSGADIPAAEAYRTDFHLLDAHRPGTPGGTGESFDWELLAGRRSEIPLILAGGLTPENVGEGMAAARPFAVDVASGVEVEPGVKDHALMARFVDSAQRGSFDPRAVA; encoded by the coding sequence ATGCGGGTCAAGTTCTGCGGCATCACGAATCTCGACGACGGGCGCGAGGCAGCGCGCCTCGGCGCCTGGGCGATCGGGCTCAACCACCATCCCGAGAGCCCGCGCTTCTGCGAGCCGGAGGTGGCGGCTGAGATCAGCGCCGCGCTCAAGCGCCAGCTCGAGATCGTCGGCGTGTTCGTCAACCCGAGCCTGGACGAGCTGGCGGCCACGGCCGAGGACGAGTCGCTGACCATGGTCCAGCTTCACGGTGACGAGGGCCCCGCGTTCTGCCAGGAGGCCGCGCGGCGGACGGGTTGCAAGGTGATCAAGGCGCTACGGGTGCGAAGCGGCGCGGATATTCCTGCCGCCGAGGCGTACCGCACCGACTTCCACCTGCTGGACGCGCACCGGCCGGGGACGCCCGGGGGGACCGGCGAGAGCTTCGACTGGGAGCTGCTCGCCGGGCGCCGGTCCGAGATCCCCCTGATCCTGGCCGGCGGTTTGACCCCCGAGAACGTCGGCGAGGGAATGGCGGCGGCCCGGCCCTTCGCCGTCGACGTGGCGAGCGGGGTGGAGGTCGAGCCCGGCGTCAAGGATCACGCGCTGATGGCACGGTTCGTGGACAGCGCGCAGAGGGGATCGTTCGACCCGCGGGCGGTGGCGTGA
- the trpA gene encoding tryptophan synthase subunit alpha, whose protein sequence is MAETSVTGASGIAEAFAGAREQGRAALMPYLMGGFPDTETALAVAGSYADAGADLIELGVPFSDPLADGPVIHAAATRALAAGATLERVLSICERLAERLPVVPMVYANMVLARGTTEFAGLLADAGAAGVIVPDLPVEEAGEIGAELGGAGISLVPLVAPTTPSERRRRICERAKGFVYVVSDTKVTGERDQLPAGLAELVAAVQADASVPAAVGFGIGAPEQAAAVGRIADGVIIGSRLVRAVSEASGRDEAARAVGDFLRETRAALSGDDQA, encoded by the coding sequence GTGGCTGAGACGTCCGTGACCGGCGCGTCCGGGATCGCGGAGGCGTTCGCCGGGGCGCGCGAGCAGGGCAGGGCCGCGCTGATGCCCTACCTGATGGGCGGCTTCCCCGACACAGAGACCGCGCTGGCCGTCGCCGGGTCCTACGCCGATGCGGGGGCGGATCTGATCGAGCTCGGGGTTCCCTTCTCCGACCCGCTCGCCGACGGCCCCGTGATCCACGCGGCAGCCACGCGGGCGCTGGCGGCGGGGGCCACGCTGGAGCGAGTCCTGTCGATCTGCGAGCGGCTCGCCGAACGGCTTCCGGTGGTACCGATGGTGTACGCGAACATGGTCCTGGCACGCGGCACCACCGAGTTCGCCGGGCTGCTCGCCGACGCCGGCGCTGCCGGCGTGATCGTTCCGGACCTGCCAGTGGAGGAGGCCGGGGAGATCGGCGCCGAGCTGGGAGGCGCCGGTATCTCGCTGGTGCCCCTGGTCGCCCCGACCACGCCGAGCGAGCGCCGCCGCCGCATCTGCGAGCGAGCGAAGGGGTTCGTCTACGTCGTCTCCGATACCAAGGTCACGGGCGAGCGCGACCAGCTGCCGGCCGGCCTGGCCGAGCTCGTGGCCGCCGTGCAAGCCGACGCATCCGTGCCCGCCGCGGTCGGGTTCGGGATCGGGGCTCCGGAGCAGGCGGCGGCCGTGGGACGGATTGCCGACGGGGTGATCATCGGCAGTCGGCTGGTGAGGGCGGTCTCCGAGGCCTCCGGCCGCGACGAGGCCGCCCGGGCGGTTGGCGACTTTCTTCGCGAGACACGAGCGGCGCTCAGCGGCGACGATCAAGCCTGA
- the trpC gene encoding indole-3-glycerol phosphate synthase TrpC yields the protein MSWLEELVAGAREDAGRRSEQVPQETLRTRLVTRDGARPFSEALVRPGLSLIAEFKRRSPSGGEIRPDAAVAETVRAYERGGAAALSILTEERHFGGSLHDLRAAREACDLPILRKDFVVDPYQLYEAAANGADAVLLIVAALDDEELAALYAEARAVDLDCLIEVHEQRDLERALMIDADVIAINNRDLTDFSVDVETTVELLTDVPAGKTVVSESGYAGREQLDELERIGVDAVLVGETLMRAEDAEERVRELTRDEEATREHYLERASEE from the coding sequence ATGAGCTGGCTCGAGGAGTTGGTCGCGGGCGCGCGAGAGGACGCCGGCCGCCGCAGCGAGCAGGTGCCGCAGGAGACTCTGCGCACGAGGCTGGTCACCCGCGACGGCGCCCGGCCCTTCAGCGAGGCGCTGGTGCGTCCCGGCCTCTCGCTGATCGCCGAGTTCAAGCGGCGCTCGCCGAGTGGCGGCGAGATTCGACCCGACGCCGCCGTGGCCGAGACCGTCAGAGCGTACGAGCGGGGCGGTGCCGCGGCCCTCTCCATCCTCACGGAGGAGCGCCACTTCGGAGGCTCGTTGCACGATCTGCGCGCGGCCCGGGAAGCCTGCGATCTCCCGATCCTGCGCAAGGACTTCGTCGTCGATCCGTACCAGCTCTACGAGGCGGCGGCCAACGGCGCCGACGCGGTGCTCCTGATCGTCGCGGCGCTCGACGACGAGGAGCTGGCGGCTCTTTATGCGGAGGCGAGGGCCGTCGACCTGGACTGCCTGATCGAGGTCCACGAGCAGCGCGATCTCGAGCGGGCGCTGATGATCGACGCAGACGTGATCGCGATCAACAACCGCGACCTCACCGACTTCAGCGTCGACGTCGAGACGACCGTGGAGCTGCTCACGGATGTCCCGGCGGGAAAGACTGTCGTCTCGGAATCCGGCTACGCGGGACGCGAGCAGCTCGACGAGCTCGAGCGGATCGGCGTCGATGCCGTGTTGGTGGGGGAGACGCTGATGCGCGCCGAGGACGCCGAGGAGCGCGTTCGGGAGCTCACCCGCGACGAGGAAGCCACCCGCGAGCACTACCTGGAGCGCGCCTCCGAGGAGTGA
- the trpD gene encoding anthranilate phosphoribosyltransferase, protein MPNDVLTRAIDAVCSGTHLTADHASAVLDEIMEGRVADVQTAAFLVALRAKGETVAELVGLARTMRRLAAEVAVARHDLVDTAGTGGGPSTFNVSTAAALVAAGAGCAVAKHGNRSSTSRCGSADLLEALGVRIDLGPEQVARCIDEVGFGFMFAPRHHAAMKHVVPVRKELAVRTIFNFLGPLTNPAGATRQLLGVSDRRYQETIAEALVGLGCERALVVCAADDMDEISVSVETRVIEVKEGGTEEWFVRPQDVGVEPAEIERIAGGTPEENAATVTRVLDGEDGPARNVVMLNAGAAIMVGGAAADLAEGMDRAREAIDSGAAREVLRRLIDLTGELA, encoded by the coding sequence ATGCCAAACGACGTCCTCACCCGCGCCATCGACGCCGTCTGCTCCGGCACGCACCTGACCGCCGACCACGCGTCGGCGGTGCTCGACGAGATCATGGAGGGCAGGGTCGCGGACGTCCAGACCGCTGCCTTCCTGGTCGCGCTGCGTGCCAAGGGCGAGACGGTCGCCGAGCTGGTCGGGCTGGCGCGGACCATGCGGCGCCTGGCCGCCGAAGTCGCCGTCGCCCGCCACGACCTCGTCGATACGGCCGGTACCGGAGGCGGCCCCTCCACCTTCAACGTCTCGACCGCCGCCGCGCTGGTCGCAGCGGGAGCAGGATGCGCGGTTGCCAAGCACGGCAATCGCTCCAGCACCAGCCGCTGCGGCTCCGCGGACCTGCTCGAGGCGCTGGGCGTGCGGATCGACCTCGGCCCGGAGCAGGTCGCCCGCTGCATCGACGAGGTGGGTTTCGGATTCATGTTCGCGCCCAGGCACCACGCCGCGATGAAGCACGTCGTTCCGGTGCGCAAGGAGTTGGCGGTCCGAACCATCTTCAACTTCCTCGGTCCGCTCACGAATCCGGCAGGGGCGACCAGGCAGCTGCTGGGTGTCTCGGACCGCCGCTACCAGGAGACGATCGCCGAGGCCCTTGTCGGTCTGGGCTGCGAGCGAGCGCTGGTCGTCTGCGCCGCCGACGACATGGACGAGATCAGCGTCAGCGTCGAGACCCGGGTGATCGAGGTGAAGGAGGGCGGCACCGAGGAGTGGTTCGTGCGGCCACAGGACGTCGGCGTCGAGCCCGCCGAGATCGAGCGGATCGCCGGCGGCACCCCCGAGGAGAACGCGGCCACCGTCACGCGTGTGCTGGACGGCGAGGATGGGCCGGCGCGTAACGTCGTGATGCTCAATGCTGGCGCGGCGATCATGGTCGGCGGCGCCGCGGCCGACTTGGCGGAGGGGATGGACCGCGCCCGGGAAGCGATCGACTCAGGCGCGGCCCGCGAGGTGCTTCGCAGGCTCATCGATCTGACCGGCGAGTTGGCCTAA